One window from the genome of Populus alba chromosome 15, ASM523922v2, whole genome shotgun sequence encodes:
- the LOC118037353 gene encoding 2-oxoglutarate and iron-dependent oxygenase domain-containing protein CP2 isoform X1 translates to MSGDRRESPPVTGGGNGVVEPEKKPAPVIVPSQRLRLHANKDHMPESYEDLQLDFCPSIFSSLEKYLPPNMLHDSREEKVKFMRDILLKYLPHGERTRAQKHREYRQKIISHYKPLKRELYTMHPVTFFVPSFMKAINDNTEDSLRSIISQPSPGVLTFEMLQPRFCELLVAEVENFEAWVNDTKFRIMRPNTMNKYGAVLDDFGLETMLDKLMDGFIRPISKVFFPDVGGATLDSHHGFVVEYGKDWDVDLGFHVDDSEVTLNVCLGKQFSGGELFFRGTRCDKHVNTGSQPEEIFDYSHIPGRAVLHLGRHRHGARATTSGHRINLLLWCRSSVFREMKKYQKDFSNWCGECSREKKERQRASIAATKSELLRKDGESVV, encoded by the exons ATGTCGGGGGATCGCCGGGAATCACCTCCGGTGACCGGAGGAGGAAACGGTGTGGTTGAACCGGAGAAAAAACCAGCTCCAGTGATTGTGCCGAGTCAGAGGCTGAGACTACACGCTAACAAGGATCACATGCCGGAGAGCTATGAAGATCTGCAACTGGATTTTTGTCCTTCGATTTTTAGTTCGCTGGAGAAATACTTGCCGCCGAATATGCTTCATGATAGTAGAGAAGAGAAAGTGAAGTTCATGAGAGATATTCTATTAAAGTATTTGCCACATGGAGAGCGAACCAGA GCTCAGAAACATAGAGAATACAGGCAGAAGATAATATCGCATTATAAG CCTTTGAAAAGAGAGTTATACACAATGCACCCCGTAACTTTCTTTGTTCCCTCCTTCATGAAAGCAATCAATGATAATACAGAGGACAGTCTTAGAAGCATAATATCACAACCCTCTCCTGGTGTGCTCACATTTGAGATGCTTCAGCCACGCTTTTGTGAATTGCTAGTTGCAGAG GTTGAAAATTTTGAGGCATGGGTTAATGATACAAAATTTCGAATCATGCGAccaaatacaatgaataaataTGGAGCTGTTCTGGATGATTTTGGCCTTGAAACAATGCTTGACAAGCTTATGGATGGTTTTATCCGTCCTATATCTAAAG ttttttttcctgatgTTGGTGGGGCAACTCTGGATtctcatcatggttttgttGTTGAATATGGCAAAGATTGGGATGTTGACTTAG gcTTTCATGTGGATGACTCTGAAGTAACTTTGAATGTTTGCTTGGGTAAGCAATTTTCTGGCGGAGAATTGTTTTTCCGGGGCACAAGGTGTGATAAACATGTAAATACAGGAAGTCAGCCAGAG GAAATATTTGATTACTCTCATATTCCTGGACGAGCTGTGCTTCATCTTGGTCGTCATAGGCATGGTGCTAGGGCCACAACATCTGGTCATAGGATCAATTTACTCCTGTGGTGCAGAAG TTCAGTCTTCAGAGAgatgaagaaatatcaaaaagATTTCTCGAATTGGTGTGGAGAGTGCTCacgagagaagaaagaaaggcaACGGGCATCCATTGCTGCTACTAAATCG GAGTTGCTAAGGAAGGATGGTGAATCCGTAGTGTAA
- the LOC118037353 gene encoding 2-oxoglutarate and iron-dependent oxygenase domain-containing protein CP2 isoform X2 — MSGDRRESPPVTGGGNGVVEPEKKPAPVIVPSQRLRLHANKDHMPESYEDLQLDFCPSIFSSLEKYLPPNMLHDSREEKVKFMRDILLKYLPHGERTRAQKHREYRQKIISHYKPLKRELYTMHPVTFFVPSFMKAINDNTEDSLRSIISQPSPGVLTFEMLQPRFCELLVAEVENFEAWVNDTKFRIMRPNTMNKYGAVLDDFGLETMLDKLMDGFIRPISKVFFPDVGGATLDSHHGFVVEYGKDWDVDLGFHVDDSEVTLNVCLGKQFSGGELFFRGTRCDKHVNTGSQPEEIFDYSHIPGRAVLHLGRHRHGARATTSGHRINLLLWCRSLQRDEEISKRFLELVWRVLTREERKATGIHCCY; from the exons ATGTCGGGGGATCGCCGGGAATCACCTCCGGTGACCGGAGGAGGAAACGGTGTGGTTGAACCGGAGAAAAAACCAGCTCCAGTGATTGTGCCGAGTCAGAGGCTGAGACTACACGCTAACAAGGATCACATGCCGGAGAGCTATGAAGATCTGCAACTGGATTTTTGTCCTTCGATTTTTAGTTCGCTGGAGAAATACTTGCCGCCGAATATGCTTCATGATAGTAGAGAAGAGAAAGTGAAGTTCATGAGAGATATTCTATTAAAGTATTTGCCACATGGAGAGCGAACCAGA GCTCAGAAACATAGAGAATACAGGCAGAAGATAATATCGCATTATAAG CCTTTGAAAAGAGAGTTATACACAATGCACCCCGTAACTTTCTTTGTTCCCTCCTTCATGAAAGCAATCAATGATAATACAGAGGACAGTCTTAGAAGCATAATATCACAACCCTCTCCTGGTGTGCTCACATTTGAGATGCTTCAGCCACGCTTTTGTGAATTGCTAGTTGCAGAG GTTGAAAATTTTGAGGCATGGGTTAATGATACAAAATTTCGAATCATGCGAccaaatacaatgaataaataTGGAGCTGTTCTGGATGATTTTGGCCTTGAAACAATGCTTGACAAGCTTATGGATGGTTTTATCCGTCCTATATCTAAAG ttttttttcctgatgTTGGTGGGGCAACTCTGGATtctcatcatggttttgttGTTGAATATGGCAAAGATTGGGATGTTGACTTAG gcTTTCATGTGGATGACTCTGAAGTAACTTTGAATGTTTGCTTGGGTAAGCAATTTTCTGGCGGAGAATTGTTTTTCCGGGGCACAAGGTGTGATAAACATGTAAATACAGGAAGTCAGCCAGAG GAAATATTTGATTACTCTCATATTCCTGGACGAGCTGTGCTTCATCTTGGTCGTCATAGGCATGGTGCTAGGGCCACAACATCTGGTCATAGGATCAATTTACTCCTGTGGTGCAGAAG TCTTCAGAGAgatgaagaaatatcaaaaagATTTCTCGAATTGGTGTGGAGAGTGCTCacgagagaagaaagaaaggcaACGGGCATCCATTGCTGCTACTAA